TCCTTATCCAACATGTGTTAGTGACTTAGTTCGCTGGACATCATGGAGTTGTGATCAAGATTCTATTTTCTTGAACTGTGGGTAATTCAAATCATTGTAAGAGAATGTCCAGTAGCAACGTTCTTGAACTCTTgcttccacaaaaaaaaaatgaactataAAAGTATTTGACAAGAGATAATATCTCACCTAATGAACAGCCCCTAAATGTGTAGGTTTTCAAAAAAGGGTAACATGAATTcaagaaaaaacaattaaatgtCTAGATTACTATTATATTTAGcctagtttttatttttttcaaaacttacAAATACAggaattcaaaaataaaatcaggATATTttattcgaaaataataaagaataatatCATGAAGGGGACAAATTACTATTTGTAGATTAGAACTTCACATAACTACCAACGAACCCAAGGATAATACTAGCTTCACATAAAATACAAAAGATTTAATATTCAAAAAGGATAATTATCGATTTATttcatttcataatatataGCCCCACACTCACACACACTCATCTTCACAGGCTTTTAACGTGGAGGTAAAGAAAGTAAAACACAAAGCAGAGAGCAATGGActctctttcttcctcttccttcatctccaccttctctcctccatcctctcttcttcttccccgCCCTTCTTCCTCTCGCCGTCTCCTCCGTATCAACTCCGCCGTCGTCGAAGAACGATCGCCCATCACTAACCCAAGCCAAAACAATGACCTTCCTCCGAGCAAACCTAAGAAACTCTACACTCATCGAACCAACCACACCGCCGTTTCATCTCCCGCGAAACCCCGACCACAACCACAAACGTCTCTAGCAACAGCTCTCTTCACCAGAATCACCACCATGGAAGAAGTCATCAACACGTTTATCGACCCACCGTCACGTCCTTCCGTAGATCCAAAACACGTCCTCTCAGACAACTTCGCTCCTGTCCTCGACGAGCTTCCTCCCACTGAGTGCCAGATCATCCACGGCTCTCTTCCGCCGTCTCTCAACGGCGCTTACATCCGTAACGGCCCTAACCCACAGTTTCTCCCACGTGGTCCCTACCATTTATTTGACGGTGACGGTATGCTTCACGCGATCCGCATCCGTGACGGTAAAGCCACGCTCTGCAGCAGATACGTCAAGACTTACAAATACAACGTTGAGAAACAAACCGGAACTCCGGTTATCCCTAACGTCTTTTCTGGATTTAACGGCGTACCGGCGTCAATGGCTCGCGGAGCTTTAACGGCGTTTAGAGTTTTAGCTGGACAGTTTAATCCGATCAACGGCATTGGTTTAGCGAACACGAGCCTCGCTTTCTTCTGTAACCGTCTCTTCGCTTTAGGAGAATCCGATTTACCGTACGCCGTCCGATTAACGGAGAGCGGAGACATCGTGACGATCGGACGGCACGATTTCGACGGGAAGTTAGCGATGAGCATGACAGCTCATCCGAAAACCGATCCCGAAACCGGAGAGACGTTCGCTTTCCGGTACGGTCCGGTTCCACCGTTTCTAACGTTTTTCCGGTTCGACTCGACCGGGAATAAGCGAAAAGACGTTCCGGTTTTCTCCATGACGTCTCCCTCCTTCCTCCACGACTTCGCGATCACGAGCCGTTACGCGATCTTCTCGGAGATTCAGATTCGGATGAGGATGGACTCGATGCTCGAAGGAGGATCTCCCGTCGGCGCCGATAACGGCAAAACGCCGAGGCTCGGAGTGATCCCGCGCTACGCCGAAGGCGAATCGGAGATGAAATGGTTCGAGGTTCCTGGATTCAACATCATCCACGCCATCAACGCCTGGGACGAAGACGACGGTGACACCATCGTTCTCATCGCTCCCAACATTATGTCGATCGAGCACACGCTGGAGAGGATGGAGCTCGTCCACGCCTTGGTGGAGAAGGTGAAGATCGATCTCGTCACCGGGATCGTGACACGTCATCCGATCTCCGCGAGGAACCTCGATTTCGCCGTGATCAATCCGGCGTTCGTTGGGAGACGGAGCCGGTACGTGTACGCGGCGATCGGAGATCCGATGCCGAAGATCTCCGGGGTGGTGAAGCTCGACGTGACTAGAGGAGATAGGGACGATTGCACGGTGGCGCGTAGGATGTACGGTCCAGGTTGTTACGGAGGAGAACCGTTTTTCGTAGCTAGGGATCCTGGTGATCCGGAGGCGGAGGAGGATGACGGTTACGTGGTGACGTATGTGCATGATGAGGTGGCGGGAGAGTCGAAGTTTCTTGTGATGGACGCGAAGTCGCCGGAGCTTGAGGTCGTAGCCGCTGTGAGGTTGCCGCGAAGGGTTCCGTACGGATTCCATGGACTATTTGTCAAGGAGAGTGACCTTAATAAGCTTTAGTGATAGAATCTATAGGTAATTAAACAAAGGATTAAGTTCTTAATCACGTTCCGTATAAtggaaacaaaacatatatggtGTTGTTGCATTTTAAACATTATAGTATACATAGTTTGGTAGTTGTCGaatgtatataataatataagcCTGTTAATAAAAAACGTATTATTCATTTCTTCTGTGTTCCAACCATAATAGTAGTATTTTATTCCGACAAGTATAATCTCTtgtgtgttccaaaaaaaagagagggtataatctcttgtaaagtctaacattaaatattattttaagaatataaaattataaaatattttattaataagataGGTTTAACGAAAAAAATCAGATATATACTCATGACAATCCCTAGGATGTTTTCTCTTAAAAGTTATATGAAAATTCTtatgataaaattaaatttgaaaaatacatcGGCGGAGTATATGAGTTACCGGATAATGAACATTAATTGATTCAAGAAAACAATTAGGAACGTGAAAAAGATTGTGGTTGAGTGAGTGGTAGGACCAACGAGACATTATTCCGAGGAAGACATGAACATATGGATATGGTCCAAcatccttttcttttttaaaactgTGTATTCATTgtctttcaaaataaaatatttttctacgaTTATGAAAAAGCTAGAAATTAACACCCTTCTCACTAAATTATTGTGATTGATTTTTGTTGTGTGTTGTCGAATCAAAGGCAATAAAAGAACGACGGTGACGCTGATATTAACATTGTTCCTTTACGATTCACACCAGAGGTTTTCAATTATTTACTTGTGGATTAAGCCACAGTAGCAACCAATGGCTGACATTGATTTACATGTTCCTGTCCAAATCTCGAATCAAGTTTCACGTGATGAGTAAGCAATTTCTAcagaaaaaacaatatttgacaTTTAAGGCGATGAAAACTATTGAGACAGACTCGTTTTGTCACATAATTTGTTCAACCATATTTGGCAATCGATTCTTACAAACCATACCTATAACAGCCTGTAGATAAAACCGATTTATATGATCTGTAATGAGATGGATTACTTAGATTTGGTAGAAATGTTTGAAAATCCGGTAAACTGATAGTTTTTctctttaaaactaaaatttttatcATCTTCTATaagttgtttttgaaaatttaaaacatacttcatatttttttttggtcaaagatgAACACAAAGTTTTTATTCTTCTATGTAAGTTAAAAATGGTTAGATGAAGTTGAATTACAGAGTAATTTCTTTGCTAACCGTAGCTTGATTTAATCTAGTCGGTAAACTAGTCTATAAATTTGTGGTCACTTCACTAATTAGGAACAAAAATGCTTGCCTCTGTAAATTTGACCAAAACTAATGAAAACAGGGTCCATTCATCATTGGgataaacatttttatttggTAATCAGATTCTTTTTAGCCCAACCATAAGTCAAATATTAAGAGTGGCTAAGGATGTGTTTATATAAATCAATCTATGGATTTAAACGAAGAAACTGATGATACCGATATGCAAAAAAGAATCTAAACCctatatttatttgtaaaatgTGATCCTTAGTAAAGATAAGTGTTCGAGGTGATAGTTACCATTGGTTGCTCTATACATCTAAATGCCAACCACACACAATGGTCCCAAAGGATTTTGAAGCTCTATGATCTAGCATAAGGACATTGTTGAAATTGGATATTTTCATGGTAAAGGAAAAAGACACGGTTAGCCTCGAATCTCTCAATGAAATGAAATGCACACATATGCATAGGACATTCTGATGATAAACCATGGAGTCATGAGCACTTACAAGGTTTGAGTCTAGATCATATTTAGTCAAAAAAATGTTTGAGTCTAGGGCTGAAACATAATTTATTCTGACAAATACAGTATAATAATAAAGTCTaaccaaaaattattttaatatttttattggtaaCCAGTCTTTAGTACTCTGATATAGTTTTGGTGTATTTATGTTTTAGGGGTGTAGTTATTTTGTTTAGTTTCTTAGGAAATTatcaaatttgttattttttggttcaaaaaaCATATCGTTGTTCATGATTTCAGAGACtcctacaatttttttaatgattttattatcCAACCTTTTAAAAGTAACATGGATAGTCATGTATATTGAGCTTAAATAGAACAAGAGCTACAAACCAAATACAAAATATACCAGTTGGGAGACTGTGTCTGTGATCATCCACAAACAAATATCATAGATTTATTTCAATATCCTTCTTTGTCATAGCGTATATTGTTCTCATCGTCAAGTGTCTGAACCACATGAAGAATTTTCTTCCAACCCCATCTCTGTAATCCTCTT
The Brassica napus cultivar Da-Ae chromosome A1, Da-Ae, whole genome shotgun sequence DNA segment above includes these coding regions:
- the LOC125610300 gene encoding probable carotenoid cleavage dioxygenase 4, chloroplastic; this translates as MDSLSSSSFISTFSPPSSLLLPRPSSSRRLLRINSAVVEERSPITNPSQNNDLPPSKPKKLYTHRTNHTAVSSPAKPRPQPQTSLATALFTRITTMEEVINTFIDPPSRPSVDPKHVLSDNFAPVLDELPPTECQIIHGSLPPSLNGAYIRNGPNPQFLPRGPYHLFDGDGMLHAIRIRDGKATLCSRYVKTYKYNVEKQTGTPVIPNVFSGFNGVPASMARGALTAFRVLAGQFNPINGIGLANTSLAFFCNRLFALGESDLPYAVRLTESGDIVTIGRHDFDGKLAMSMTAHPKTDPETGETFAFRYGPVPPFLTFFRFDSTGNKRKDVPVFSMTSPSFLHDFAITSRYAIFSEIQIRMRMDSMLEGGSPVGADNGKTPRLGVIPRYAEGESEMKWFEVPGFNIIHAINAWDEDDGDTIVLIAPNIMSIEHTLERMELVHALVEKVKIDLVTGIVTRHPISARNLDFAVINPAFVGRRSRYVYAAIGDPMPKISGVVKLDVTRGDRDDCTVARRMYGPGCYGGEPFFVARDPGDPEAEEDDGYVVTYVHDEVAGESKFLVMDAKSPELEVVAAVRLPRRVPYGFHGLFVKESDLNKL